The following are encoded in a window of Miltoncostaea marina genomic DNA:
- a CDS encoding Kelch repeat-containing protein translates to MRYRIVALAALLAATGCSDAGPAWRHLEAAPEARTEVAGALLSGGRVAVVGGLTADGAPSPRVDVYDTRRRRWTRLPDLPEPLHHAMAVGRQGRLYVVGGYRARDGEPSDRAWVLFDRRWRPLPPMPRPRAAGGAALVRNRVYVVGGVGPGGLARRSLHLDLRTLRWTAFDGVTPPREHLGVTAAGGRVYAIGGRTAGLGTNVAVAEAYDPVRRAWTRLPDAPTARGGGAAAAVARTVVALGGERPSGTIAAIDAFDPSARRWRSLPPSPRPRHGAAAVGVGRTVYQALGGPGPGLTASPTLMALRVARR, encoded by the coding sequence GTGCGGTACCGCATCGTCGCACTCGCAGCGCTGCTCGCGGCCACCGGCTGCTCCGACGCCGGGCCCGCGTGGCGGCACCTGGAGGCGGCCCCGGAGGCCCGCACCGAGGTGGCCGGGGCGCTGCTGTCCGGCGGGCGCGTCGCGGTGGTGGGCGGCCTGACGGCCGACGGCGCCCCGTCGCCCCGCGTCGACGTCTACGACACGCGCCGGCGCCGGTGGACGCGCCTGCCGGACCTCCCCGAGCCGCTCCACCACGCCATGGCCGTCGGGCGCCAGGGGCGCCTCTACGTGGTCGGCGGCTACCGCGCCCGGGACGGCGAGCCCAGCGACCGGGCCTGGGTGCTGTTCGACCGCCGCTGGCGGCCCCTGCCGCCCATGCCCCGGCCGCGGGCGGCGGGCGGCGCCGCGCTGGTGCGCAACCGCGTCTACGTCGTCGGCGGCGTGGGGCCGGGCGGGCTCGCACGGCGCTCGCTGCACCTCGACCTGCGCACCCTGCGCTGGACCGCCTTCGACGGCGTCACGCCGCCGCGCGAGCACCTCGGCGTGACCGCCGCGGGCGGGCGCGTCTACGCGATCGGCGGGCGCACGGCGGGGCTCGGCACCAACGTGGCCGTGGCCGAGGCCTACGACCCCGTCCGGCGCGCCTGGACCCGCCTGCCCGACGCGCCCACCGCGCGCGGGGGCGGCGCGGCGGCCGCCGTGGCGCGCACGGTCGTCGCCCTGGGCGGCGAGCGGCCGTCGGGCACGATCGCCGCGATCGACGCCTTCGACCCGTCCGCCCGCAGGTGGCGGTCGCTGCCGCCGAGCCCGCGCCCGCGGCACGGCGCCGCCGCCGTCGGGGTGGGCCGGACCGTCTACCAGGCGCTCGGCGGCCCCGGGCCCGGGCTCACCGCCAGCCCCACCCTCATGGCGCTGCGGGTCGCCCGCCGCTAG
- a CDS encoding inositol monophosphatase family protein, translating to MAEGLAETDAAVWLAAFRRACDLIADGAAAMSPAERREPCGTGAGGDETVRIDRMAEDLVLGELRATGLPMRVIAEEEGDVAIGDPGDRAPTVVVDPIDGSLNAKRGLPVFATSLAVATGPRMRDVVLGFVRDHGTGEEWVARRGAGAWLDGARLEAPPPVPSPVDGGPRLELLLVEGAYPSRIGGLATPLDGRVGRLRALGSLALSLCHVAAGRGDAMAGLAPGRSVDVAAAQLVVRETGLHVGMPRAADVDAAPLAISARYHVTAAADPATLDLLAGLTG from the coding sequence ATGGCTGAGGGGCTCGCGGAGACCGACGCAGCCGTCTGGCTCGCCGCCTTCCGGCGGGCCTGCGACCTGATCGCCGACGGGGCGGCCGCCATGTCGCCGGCCGAGCGGCGCGAGCCCTGCGGCACGGGCGCCGGCGGCGACGAGACCGTGCGCATCGACCGCATGGCCGAGGACCTCGTCCTCGGCGAGCTCCGCGCCACGGGCCTGCCGATGCGGGTAATCGCCGAGGAGGAGGGCGACGTGGCGATCGGCGACCCCGGCGACCGCGCGCCGACCGTGGTCGTCGACCCGATCGACGGCAGCCTCAACGCCAAGCGCGGGCTGCCGGTCTTCGCCACCTCCCTCGCCGTGGCCACCGGGCCGCGCATGCGCGACGTCGTGCTCGGCTTCGTGCGCGACCACGGCACGGGCGAGGAGTGGGTGGCCCGCCGCGGCGCGGGAGCCTGGCTCGACGGGGCGCGCCTCGAGGCGCCGCCCCCCGTCCCCTCGCCCGTCGACGGCGGCCCGCGCCTGGAGCTGCTGCTGGTGGAGGGCGCCTACCCGTCGCGCATCGGCGGCCTGGCGACGCCGCTCGACGGGCGGGTGGGCCGGCTGCGCGCGCTCGGCTCGCTCGCCCTCTCCCTCTGCCACGTCGCCGCGGGCCGCGGTGACGCGATGGCGGGCCTCGCCCCGGGGCGGTCGGTCGACGTTGCCGCCGCGCAGCTCGTCGTGCGCGAGACGGGCCTGCACGTCGGGATGCCGCGCGCCGCCGACGTCGACGCCGCCCCGCTGGCGATCTCGGCCCGGTACCACGTGACCGCCGCCGCCGACCCGGCCACGCTCGACCTGCTGGCGGGGCTCACGGGCTAG
- a CDS encoding DUF1015 family protein produces the protein MADVRPFRALRFADAAGPLGSLVSPPYDVISPEERRGYMAASPYNAVRLILPEVGYEEVAGLIESWREQGALTRCEEPVLIAWTQSFTLADGVPRERRTVLGAVGLEPYEARVVRPHERTHAGPKEDRLRLTRAVRTNLSPVFGLYPDAEGAAWAAVAPDGPPDAELTDADGTVHRVWRIADPAAHAAFAAAMADRWILIADGHHRYETALAYRDELRAAGAGPGPHDRVMMGLTALDDDGLVVLPTHRLLARWPDDAASAFEATPVADLAALEAALRDAPEDAPAIGLLRPGGAWLLTGEPGPAASPAERLDVAALEREILVPHLGADQAALAHDEELSYTKDAAEAQALVEAGRVAAALILRGIPKTAIAEVAEAAETMPQKSTYFFPKLLTGVAFHSLVDG, from the coding sequence GTGGCCGACGTCCGCCCCTTCCGCGCCCTGCGCTTCGCCGACGCGGCGGGGCCGCTGGGATCGCTCGTCTCCCCGCCGTACGACGTCATCTCGCCGGAGGAGCGGCGCGGCTACATGGCCGCGAGCCCGTACAACGCGGTGCGCCTGATCCTGCCGGAGGTCGGCTACGAGGAGGTCGCCGGGCTGATCGAGTCCTGGCGCGAGCAGGGCGCGCTGACCCGGTGCGAGGAGCCGGTCCTGATCGCGTGGACCCAGTCGTTCACGCTCGCCGACGGCGTGCCGCGGGAGCGGCGCACCGTGCTGGGCGCGGTCGGGCTCGAGCCCTACGAGGCGCGCGTCGTGCGCCCCCACGAGCGCACCCACGCCGGCCCCAAGGAGGACCGGCTGCGCCTGACCCGCGCCGTGCGCACCAACCTGTCGCCGGTCTTCGGCCTCTACCCGGACGCCGAGGGCGCCGCCTGGGCCGCGGTCGCGCCGGACGGGCCGCCGGACGCCGAGCTGACCGACGCCGACGGCACGGTGCACCGCGTCTGGCGGATCGCCGACCCGGCCGCCCACGCCGCCTTCGCGGCCGCGATGGCGGACCGCTGGATCCTGATCGCCGACGGGCACCACCGCTACGAGACGGCGCTCGCCTACCGCGACGAGCTGCGCGCCGCCGGCGCCGGCCCCGGCCCGCACGACCGGGTGATGATGGGCCTCACGGCCCTCGACGACGACGGCCTCGTGGTGCTTCCGACGCACCGGCTGCTCGCCCGCTGGCCCGACGACGCCGCGTCGGCGTTCGAAGCGACCCCGGTGGCCGACCTGGCCGCGCTCGAGGCCGCGTTGCGCGACGCGCCCGAGGACGCGCCCGCGATCGGCCTGCTGCGCCCGGGCGGCGCGTGGCTGCTCACCGGCGAGCCGGGCCCCGCGGCCTCGCCCGCCGAGCGGCTCGACGTGGCCGCGCTCGAGCGGGAGATCCTCGTGCCGCACCTCGGCGCCGACCAGGCCGCCCTGGCCCACGACGAGGAGCTCTCGTACACGAAGGACGCCGCCGAGGCGCAGGCGCTCGTCGAGGCGGGGCGCGTCGCCGCGGCCCTCATCCTGCGCGGCATCCCGAAGACGGCGATCGCCGAGGTCGCCGAGGCGGCCGAGACGATGCCGCAGAAGTCGACCTACTTCTTCCCCAAGCTCCTGACCGGCGTGGCCTTCCACTCGCTGGTCGATGGCTGA
- a CDS encoding ATP-dependent helicase: protein MQADLTPEQRAAVTHPAGPAVVLAGAGAGKTRVLCRRLAWLVGGGAAPSEVLALTFTREAAIELRARAEDLLGSSHETLRVTTFHAYAQEITRVHGVERGLLPAVSVARQEDRALTLLDRLGELDLRLHDLRGDRARLVEDLLARIDACRDQLVSAADYRRWAEAAVASAGSASAAHRARRELEFARVFELHDRWLDEDGREDFGLSIVRALALLREHPDRREAVQAGARHVLVDEFQDTNHAQAELLAVVAGAAESLMVVGDDDQGIYRFRGASSKNIADFRRRHPGAADLRLEVNHRSTQSILDAAAAVVEPIPDRAPKRSRALPSAAGPPPRFWRAPDPEGQARAVVDRIVELAAEGVPLEEQAVLMRAVRLEARPIVEALERAGVPHQVRGGIGLFERREVRTAVAWLRAACDPAAVQEHLRIGADGRYGLAWEEVADAVTSAAARDGAVTGALSRAARDGGAADLAAALDEVGRAAAELGPADALRAAIDRSGLRAAAVAAGGAEGAARLAGLAALERLGREIAERDPGLDAAGLAATLGGLAEIGYRGEGVAPRERIGVQVMTVHQAKGLEFDAVFVVGMTRATLPGSDRGRVDIPDALLPEALPRGRDAHVAEARRLVYVAMTRARRHLVLCTHAVNAAGVAQAPSPFFEEALAAVGGAVEEVGEAPERAVLAAVGERREAFERASVRAARAAAAGDPDEAERLAEAQAAAADLVAARAAALRPPQPAPPVPAPPRPARPGLELSPSAVELYRGCPLRYRYAMVDRVPAPPSVARAIGVAAHAALEAHYRPGGTGGDGEALVRRFAVELRREGVAATAEGRQALARARERFPEYHERTLRSRTRPVAVERPFTLTVGPHRVHGRVDRIDAHPAGGHQLIDYKTGRPPAAGSRGDDDDLVLRLYLLGAREAWGIEPRGATLVHVLDGDTRGVHPDAGDDAACVEAVREAADGIAAARFEPRTSWACRTCDFAAICPAQDR from the coding sequence GTGCAGGCCGACCTCACCCCCGAGCAGCGCGCAGCCGTCACCCACCCGGCCGGGCCCGCCGTCGTGCTCGCCGGCGCCGGGGCGGGCAAGACCCGGGTGCTCTGCCGGCGCCTGGCCTGGCTGGTCGGCGGCGGCGCCGCGCCGTCCGAGGTGCTGGCGCTCACGTTCACCCGCGAGGCCGCGATCGAGCTGCGCGCGCGGGCCGAGGACCTGCTCGGGTCCTCCCACGAGACCCTCCGGGTCACGACCTTCCACGCGTACGCGCAGGAGATCACCCGGGTCCACGGCGTGGAGCGCGGCCTGCTGCCGGCGGTGAGCGTCGCCCGCCAGGAGGACCGGGCGCTCACCCTGCTCGACCGCCTGGGCGAGCTCGACCTGCGCCTGCACGACCTGCGCGGCGACCGCGCCCGCCTGGTCGAGGACCTGCTGGCGCGCATCGACGCCTGCCGCGACCAGCTCGTCTCCGCGGCCGACTACCGCCGCTGGGCCGAGGCCGCGGTCGCGTCGGCCGGCTCCGCCTCGGCCGCCCACCGCGCCCGCCGCGAGCTGGAGTTCGCGCGCGTCTTCGAGCTGCACGACCGGTGGCTCGACGAGGACGGCCGGGAGGACTTCGGCCTGTCGATCGTGCGCGCGCTGGCCCTGCTGCGTGAGCACCCGGACCGGCGGGAGGCCGTGCAGGCGGGCGCGCGGCACGTGCTGGTCGACGAGTTCCAGGACACCAACCACGCCCAGGCCGAGCTGCTGGCCGTCGTGGCCGGCGCGGCGGAGAGCCTGATGGTGGTCGGCGACGACGACCAGGGCATCTACCGCTTCCGCGGCGCCTCGTCGAAGAACATCGCCGACTTCCGCCGCCGCCACCCCGGCGCGGCCGACCTGCGGCTGGAGGTCAACCACCGGTCCACCCAGTCGATCCTCGACGCGGCCGCGGCGGTGGTGGAGCCGATCCCCGACCGCGCCCCCAAGCGCAGCCGGGCGCTGCCCTCCGCCGCCGGCCCGCCGCCGCGCTTCTGGCGCGCGCCCGACCCAGAGGGCCAGGCCCGCGCGGTCGTCGACCGCATCGTCGAGCTGGCGGCGGAGGGCGTGCCGCTCGAGGAGCAGGCCGTGCTGATGCGGGCGGTGCGCCTGGAGGCGCGGCCGATCGTCGAGGCCCTGGAGCGCGCGGGCGTGCCGCACCAGGTGCGCGGCGGCATCGGCCTGTTCGAGCGCCGGGAGGTGCGGACGGCGGTCGCCTGGCTGCGCGCCGCCTGCGACCCGGCCGCCGTGCAGGAGCACCTGCGCATCGGCGCCGACGGGCGCTACGGCCTGGCCTGGGAGGAGGTGGCCGACGCGGTCACCTCGGCCGCCGCCCGCGACGGCGCGGTGACCGGGGCCCTGTCGCGGGCGGCGCGCGATGGCGGCGCGGCCGACCTGGCGGCGGCGCTCGACGAGGTCGGCCGCGCGGCCGCCGAGCTGGGCCCCGCCGACGCGCTCCGCGCCGCCATCGACCGCTCCGGCCTGCGCGCCGCGGCGGTCGCCGCCGGCGGCGCCGAGGGCGCGGCCCGGCTCGCCGGCCTCGCGGCGCTGGAGCGCCTGGGCCGGGAGATCGCCGAGCGCGACCCGGGCCTCGACGCCGCGGGCCTCGCCGCCACGCTCGGCGGCCTGGCGGAGATCGGCTACCGCGGCGAGGGCGTCGCGCCGCGCGAGCGGATCGGCGTGCAGGTGATGACCGTCCACCAGGCGAAGGGCCTGGAGTTCGACGCGGTGTTCGTGGTGGGCATGACCCGCGCGACGCTGCCCGGCAGCGACCGCGGCCGGGTCGACATCCCCGACGCCCTGCTGCCCGAGGCGCTGCCCCGCGGCCGCGACGCCCACGTGGCCGAGGCGCGCCGGCTGGTCTACGTGGCGATGACGCGCGCGCGCCGCCACCTGGTGCTGTGCACCCACGCCGTCAACGCGGCCGGCGTGGCCCAGGCGCCCTCGCCGTTCTTCGAGGAGGCGCTCGCCGCCGTCGGCGGCGCGGTGGAGGAGGTCGGCGAGGCGCCCGAGCGCGCGGTGCTGGCGGCCGTCGGCGAGCGGCGCGAGGCGTTCGAGCGCGCGTCCGTGCGGGCGGCTCGGGCGGCCGCGGCGGGCGACCCGGACGAGGCCGAGCGGCTGGCGGAGGCCCAGGCCGCGGCCGCCGACCTCGTGGCCGCCCGCGCGGCGGCGCTGCGGCCGCCGCAGCCGGCGCCGCCCGTGCCCGCCCCGCCCCGCCCCGCGCGACCGGGGCTGGAGCTGTCGCCGAGCGCGGTGGAGCTCTACCGCGGCTGCCCGCTGCGCTACCGCTACGCGATGGTCGACCGGGTGCCCGCCCCGCCCAGCGTGGCGCGGGCGATCGGCGTGGCGGCGCACGCGGCGCTCGAGGCCCACTACCGCCCCGGCGGCACGGGCGGCGACGGCGAGGCGCTGGTTCGCCGCTTCGCGGTCGAGCTGCGGCGCGAGGGCGTCGCGGCCACCGCCGAGGGCCGCCAGGCCCTGGCGCGGGCGCGTGAGCGCTTCCCGGAGTACCACGAGCGCACCCTGCGCAGCCGCACCCGGCCGGTGGCGGTGGAGCGGCCGTTCACGCTCACGGTGGGCCCGCACCGGGTGCACGGGCGGGTCGACCGCATCGACGCCCACCCCGCGGGGGGCCACCAGCTCATCGACTACAAGACCGGCCGGCCGCCGGCCGCCGGCTCGCGCGGCGACGACGACGACCTGGTGCTGCGCCTCTACCTGCTCGGCGCCCGCGAGGCGTGGGGCATCGAGCCGCGCGGGGCGACCCTCGTGCACGTGCTCGACGGCGACACGCGCGGCGTCCACCCGGACGCGGGCGACGACGCGGCCTGCGTGGAGGCCGTCCGCGAGGCGGCGGACGGCATCGCGGCGGCCCGCTTCGAGCCGCGCACCTCCTGGGCCTGCCGCACCTGCGACTTCGCCGCGATCTGCCCGGCGCAGGACCGGTGA